The proteins below come from a single Agromyces flavus genomic window:
- a CDS encoding carbohydrate ABC transporter permease — protein sequence MAATSLALRGRGGAETTRRRALGRRLQRPGAWFALPAALLLVVFFAYPLATSLWQSFHATSGGVTTWVGLDQYARLLEDPLVAKSMLNAGLILVVQVPLMIGLAVGLAYLLNQAWLRFKGGFRLLVFLPAVTTLVAYAVVFRVMLATDGGAINQLIGLVGIAPVDWLNNEWWARVALIAAITWRWTGYNMVIILAGLQSIPGELYEAARIDGAGRWQTFTRVVLPQLRPVLIFTTVTSTIGALQLFDENWILTEGGPNDATLTPVLYLYKVGFRQFDFGYASAIAWLLVGITAVIAFVQFRLMREKP from the coding sequence ATGGCCGCCACCTCCCTCGCGCTGCGCGGGCGAGGCGGGGCCGAGACGACACGCCGTCGGGCGCTGGGGCGCAGGCTCCAGCGCCCGGGGGCGTGGTTCGCGCTTCCGGCCGCGCTGCTGCTCGTCGTCTTCTTCGCCTACCCGCTGGCGACCTCGCTCTGGCAGAGCTTCCACGCGACATCCGGCGGGGTCACGACCTGGGTCGGCCTCGACCAGTACGCCCGGCTGCTCGAGGACCCGCTCGTCGCCAAGAGCATGCTGAACGCCGGCCTGATCCTCGTGGTCCAGGTGCCGCTCATGATCGGCCTCGCGGTGGGGCTCGCCTACCTCCTGAACCAGGCGTGGCTGCGGTTCAAGGGGGGATTCCGGCTGCTGGTGTTCCTTCCCGCGGTCACCACACTGGTCGCCTACGCGGTCGTGTTCCGGGTGATGCTCGCCACCGACGGCGGCGCGATCAACCAGCTCATCGGCCTGGTCGGCATCGCGCCGGTCGACTGGCTCAATAACGAGTGGTGGGCCCGGGTCGCGCTCATCGCGGCGATCACCTGGCGCTGGACGGGCTACAACATGGTGATCATCCTCGCCGGACTCCAGTCCATCCCCGGCGAGCTCTACGAGGCCGCGCGGATCGACGGCGCCGGGCGATGGCAGACGTTCACCAGGGTCGTGCTGCCGCAGCTGCGCCCCGTCCTGATCTTCACGACGGTGACCTCGACGATCGGCGCGCTCCAGCTCTTCGACGAGAACTGGATCCTCACCGAGGGCGGCCCGAACGACGCGACCCTCACACCGGTGCTCTACCTCTACAAGGTCGGCTTCCGGCAGTTCGACTTCGGCTACGCCTCGGCGATCGCGTGGCTGCTCGTCGGGATCACCGCCGTCATCGCGTTCGTCCAGTTCCGGCTCATGAGGGAGAAGCCATGA
- a CDS encoding ABC transporter substrate-binding protein, whose amino-acid sequence MKRLSLLAPVAALALLSGCAMGGTGAAAPVELDPDATPSGEITVWSWDVAATALSRLADEFEAEHPGTSIDVVDVGYDNAYDKLSVGLQAGSGLPDVVTIETDRAPGYIAEFPAGLVDLTPVFAEHEAEFDPFKWSAHSDDDGALKVVPWDSGTVALFYRADYFEAAGVDPADVETWSDLVEAGERIKAETGHTLLSLDVATGAGFQMLLQQQGQGLFDENGDITVSSPEAVEALTLLQTLNERGLLKNVKGWDGRVTSAKNGDSAVTPEAVWWIGTLLGDAPELAGTYGVTELPAFEEGGARTSNSGGSGLAIPAQAENPDLAASFIEYALADADRQVSMMAEEGLFPSYLPALDDEYFSAPQDYFGGQPVYELFAEQTSQIPSIPFTTDNAEASDIVANAVVAAVLNGADPATVLQDAAEQIATATGREIAE is encoded by the coding sequence ATGAAACGCCTCAGCCTGCTCGCCCCCGTCGCCGCGCTCGCCCTGCTCTCGGGCTGTGCGATGGGCGGCACGGGTGCGGCCGCACCGGTCGAGCTCGACCCCGACGCGACGCCGAGCGGCGAGATCACGGTGTGGTCGTGGGATGTCGCGGCGACCGCGCTCTCGCGCCTCGCCGACGAGTTCGAGGCCGAGCACCCCGGCACGTCGATCGACGTCGTCGACGTCGGCTACGACAACGCCTACGACAAGCTGTCCGTCGGCCTGCAGGCGGGAAGCGGTCTGCCCGACGTGGTCACCATCGAGACCGATCGGGCGCCGGGCTACATCGCCGAGTTCCCGGCCGGGCTCGTCGACCTCACGCCGGTCTTCGCCGAGCACGAGGCCGAGTTCGACCCGTTCAAGTGGTCGGCGCACAGCGACGACGACGGCGCGCTGAAGGTCGTGCCGTGGGACTCGGGCACGGTCGCCCTGTTCTACCGCGCCGACTACTTCGAGGCGGCCGGGGTCGACCCCGCCGACGTCGAGACGTGGAGCGACCTCGTCGAGGCGGGCGAGCGGATCAAGGCCGAGACCGGCCACACCCTGCTCTCGCTCGACGTCGCCACGGGTGCCGGGTTCCAGATGCTGCTCCAGCAGCAGGGCCAGGGGCTCTTCGACGAGAACGGCGACATCACCGTTTCCTCGCCCGAGGCGGTCGAGGCCCTCACCCTCCTGCAGACGTTGAACGAGCGCGGGCTGCTGAAGAACGTGAAGGGATGGGACGGCCGCGTCACCTCGGCGAAGAACGGCGATTCCGCCGTCACGCCCGAGGCGGTCTGGTGGATCGGCACACTGCTCGGGGACGCACCCGAACTGGCCGGGACCTACGGCGTCACCGAGCTGCCGGCCTTCGAGGAGGGCGGCGCGCGCACCTCGAACTCGGGCGGCTCCGGACTCGCCATCCCGGCGCAGGCGGAGAACCCCGACCTGGCCGCCTCGTTCATCGAGTACGCGCTCGCCGACGCCGACCGACAGGTCTCGATGATGGCCGAGGAGGGGCTGTTCCCCTCCTACCTGCCCGCGCTCGACGACGAGTACTTCTCGGCGCCACAGGACTACTTCGGCGGCCAGCCGGTCTATGAGCTCTTCGCCGAGCAGACGTCGCAGATCCCGAGCATCCCGTTCACGACCGACAACGCCGAGGCGAGCGACATCGTGGCGAACGCCGTCGTCGCCGCCGTGCTGAACGGCGCCGACCCGGCGACCGTGCTGCAGGATGCCGCGGAGCAGATCGCCACGGCGACCGGCCGCGAGATCGCCGAGTAG
- a CDS encoding amylo-alpha-1,6-glucosidase — MSVMPVSTRRVVGRADAASAAARAGAHLDLVRAPFTLPRSRILMLRDGDRLRVHTSEYERSLSECVALEALEVCDAGGVPMPITRVLPHVIEFGDGVTLTFAGASAWSVGLRRGGDALVRWTRRSGDEAEEIRIGEPHAASVVFRLDRSRNLEVAPSEDHGEHLEATRRVWLDWFASCPVVRPDLQDMAAFCWWVLGANTVELPHLGDARAVVPSKIGYVGLWQWDAYFIAVGLRHGHPELAREQLDVALRFPTADGQLPDVMHEEGILASSDDLPAADRETLRRAGSAVADPAAPVPLTKPPLAAWALRKVLEADSAEDVSGVDDDWARRMIGTIRRSQDWWFAHSDLDSDGLPEYGHPYSSGLDDSPVFDGPLPTTTPDLAAYLVRQDLELAELVEQWSAEPEPAAGRADAASAHRERATRTLERLLTLWDEPRGRFRSLAAGRPVDSDTIVGLMPLMTGGLPEAIVDRLVAALDDPLRFATPWPIPTVAVGDPDHAPQRMWRGPVWVNTNALVADGLERSGHADRARTLAERTVELVRHAGGPHEYFDPNTGERAAGATTAFGWSAALFIDLAVALSHGD, encoded by the coding sequence ATGAGCGTCATGCCGGTGTCGACGCGGCGCGTCGTGGGGCGAGCGGATGCCGCATCCGCCGCCGCACGCGCGGGCGCGCACCTCGACCTCGTGCGGGCGCCCTTCACGCTGCCGCGTTCGCGCATCCTCATGCTGCGCGACGGCGATCGGCTGCGCGTGCACACGTCGGAGTACGAGCGATCGCTGTCCGAGTGCGTCGCACTGGAGGCGCTCGAGGTGTGCGACGCCGGCGGCGTGCCGATGCCGATCACGCGGGTGCTGCCGCACGTGATCGAGTTCGGCGACGGCGTCACGCTCACGTTCGCCGGCGCGTCGGCGTGGTCCGTCGGCCTGCGGCGGGGCGGCGACGCTCTCGTGCGATGGACGCGGAGGTCCGGCGACGAGGCGGAGGAGATCCGGATCGGCGAGCCGCACGCGGCATCCGTCGTCTTCCGGCTCGACCGGTCGCGCAATCTCGAGGTCGCACCGTCGGAGGACCACGGCGAGCACCTCGAGGCGACTCGGCGGGTGTGGCTCGACTGGTTCGCGAGCTGCCCGGTCGTGCGACCCGACCTGCAGGACATGGCCGCGTTCTGCTGGTGGGTGCTGGGGGCCAACACCGTCGAGCTGCCGCACCTCGGCGACGCGCGCGCCGTCGTCCCGTCGAAGATCGGCTACGTCGGCCTCTGGCAGTGGGACGCCTACTTCATCGCCGTCGGCCTGCGCCATGGCCACCCCGAGCTCGCGCGCGAGCAACTCGACGTCGCCCTGCGCTTCCCGACCGCGGACGGGCAGCTACCCGACGTGATGCACGAGGAGGGGATCCTCGCGAGCAGCGACGACCTGCCCGCCGCCGACCGCGAGACGCTGCGTCGCGCCGGCTCCGCCGTCGCGGATCCGGCGGCCCCGGTGCCGCTCACCAAGCCGCCGCTCGCCGCGTGGGCGCTCCGGAAAGTGCTCGAGGCCGACAGCGCCGAGGACGTGAGCGGCGTCGACGACGACTGGGCACGCCGCATGATCGGCACCATCCGCCGCTCGCAGGACTGGTGGTTCGCCCACTCCGACCTCGACAGCGACGGCCTGCCCGAGTACGGACACCCCTATTCGTCGGGCCTCGACGACAGCCCCGTGTTCGACGGTCCGCTGCCGACGACGACGCCCGACCTCGCTGCCTACCTTGTGCGCCAGGACCTCGAGCTCGCCGAGCTCGTCGAGCAATGGAGCGCCGAGCCCGAGCCGGCCGCGGGACGCGCGGACGCGGCATCCGCTCATCGTGAGCGCGCGACCCGCACGCTCGAGCGCCTGCTCACCCTGTGGGACGAGCCGAGAGGCCGATTCCGGTCGCTCGCCGCAGGCCGGCCCGTCGACAGCGACACCATCGTCGGCCTCATGCCGCTGATGACCGGCGGACTGCCCGAGGCGATCGTCGACCGCCTCGTCGCCGCGCTCGACGACCCGCTCCGGTTCGCGACGCCCTGGCCCATCCCGACGGTGGCCGTCGGCGACCCCGATCACGCACCCCAGCGGATGTGGCGCGGCCCCGTGTGGGTGAACACCAATGCGCTGGTCGCGGACGGCCTCGAGCGATCGGGCCACGCGGACCGCGCACGCACGCTCGCCGAACGCACCGTCGAGCTCGTCAGGCACGCCGGCGGTCCCCACGAGTACTTCGACCCGAACACCGGCGAGCGCGCCGCGGGCGCCACGACGGCGTTCGGATGGTCCGCCGCCCTGTTCATCGACCTCGCGGTCGCGCTGTCGCACGGCGACTGA
- a CDS encoding ABC transporter substrate-binding protein: protein MVWSTWGTPEELTRFEEFNEDFMERHPDIKVELQPVASYGDYHSKLLAQLTSGTAPDVFYIGDDMLGQFVDADVLLPLRDLMESDESQTQPDDFFPGLFGVAERDGEYYAAPNDSNPDVLWYDKSALAAAGITEDPATLAEQGEWTTEKYLEMNHKLADAGLIGSMFWNYWATHYSWISAQGGTAYDDSGAFVGNTDPATVDAVTTLGDEFQDGTFVVADTMPEGAGADSVFVTHGAGFFVQGRYTIGTVTSAGVEDDYDIVRWPTPDGAEAPTGVAASYLAINGRTDAKDAAFTFWTEFLSAEGQTFRLQGGGNAVPSIAGADDVVLEDGYPAHAQSFLDMRDIGFANHPTEARVPGLSGDISELFLALYEGKADAQATLDAVADLVAEKSGE from the coding sequence GTGGTCTGGTCCACGTGGGGGACCCCCGAGGAGCTCACGCGCTTCGAGGAGTTCAACGAGGACTTCATGGAGCGCCATCCCGACATCAAGGTCGAGCTGCAGCCGGTCGCCAGCTATGGCGACTACCACTCCAAGCTCCTCGCGCAGCTCACGAGCGGCACCGCGCCCGACGTCTTCTACATCGGCGACGACATGCTCGGCCAGTTCGTGGATGCCGACGTGCTCCTGCCGCTGCGCGACCTGATGGAGTCGGACGAGAGCCAGACGCAGCCCGACGACTTCTTCCCCGGCCTGTTCGGGGTCGCCGAGCGCGACGGCGAGTACTACGCCGCCCCCAACGACTCCAACCCCGACGTGCTCTGGTACGACAAGAGCGCGCTCGCTGCCGCCGGCATCACCGAGGACCCGGCCACGCTCGCCGAGCAGGGCGAATGGACCACGGAGAAGTACCTCGAGATGAACCACAAGCTCGCCGACGCCGGGCTCATCGGCTCGATGTTCTGGAACTACTGGGCGACGCACTACAGCTGGATCTCGGCGCAGGGCGGCACCGCCTATGACGACTCCGGCGCGTTCGTCGGCAACACCGACCCCGCCACGGTCGACGCCGTCACCACGCTCGGTGACGAGTTCCAGGACGGCACCTTCGTCGTCGCCGACACGATGCCCGAGGGCGCTGGCGCAGACAGCGTCTTCGTCACCCACGGCGCCGGGTTCTTCGTGCAGGGCCGCTACACGATCGGCACCGTGACGAGCGCGGGCGTCGAGGACGACTACGACATCGTCCGCTGGCCCACGCCCGACGGCGCCGAGGCGCCCACTGGCGTGGCCGCGTCGTACCTGGCGATCAACGGCCGCACCGACGCGAAGGATGCCGCGTTCACCTTCTGGACCGAATTCCTCTCGGCCGAGGGCCAGACCTTCCGTCTCCAGGGCGGCGGCAACGCGGTGCCCTCCATCGCCGGTGCCGACGACGTCGTGCTCGAGGACGGCTACCCGGCCCACGCGCAGAGCTTCCTCGACATGCGCGACATCGGCTTCGCGAACCACCCGACCGAGGCACGCGTGCCCGGCTTGTCGGGCGACATCAGCGAGCTGTTCCTCGCGCTCTACGAGGGCAAGGCCGACGCGCAGGCGACGCTCGACGCCGTCGCCGACCTCGTCGCCGAGAAGTCGGGGGAGTGA
- a CDS encoding carbohydrate ABC transporter permease, protein MTAADLTQPLVGDPDLERRDRGRAAPRPGRPRSRRTLGSVFIHAALIVAGLAMVFPFVWMLLTSFKTLPQLLQDPLSFWPDPWTLDKYVDAWNAVPFGQAYLNSIYICVLAVVGSLLTASMAGYAFARIRFRGSRVLFIVFLATQMIPKQVTLIPFYLLMAKFGWVDSHLSLIVPAMLVNPFAVFLMRQFVLSLPKELEEAALVDGAGRWRIFWSIILPNLKPGLGALSIIVALDVWNSFLFPLVLLNSPDLFTVPLLLASFRGQFGSVDYGLVMAASALATIPMLVAFVIGQRRILNSMAASGLGGR, encoded by the coding sequence ATGACCGCCGCAGACCTGACCCAGCCGCTCGTCGGCGATCCCGACCTCGAGCGCCGCGACCGCGGCCGGGCCGCACCTCGCCCCGGACGGCCCCGCAGCCGCCGCACCCTCGGCAGCGTATTCATCCACGCAGCGCTCATCGTCGCGGGCCTCGCGATGGTCTTCCCGTTCGTCTGGATGCTGCTGACCTCGTTCAAGACGCTCCCGCAGCTGTTGCAGGACCCGCTGAGCTTCTGGCCCGACCCGTGGACGCTCGACAAGTACGTCGACGCGTGGAACGCCGTGCCGTTCGGACAGGCGTACCTCAACAGCATCTACATCTGCGTCCTGGCGGTCGTCGGCTCCCTGCTCACCGCGTCGATGGCGGGGTACGCGTTCGCCAGGATCCGGTTCCGCGGCAGCCGCGTGCTCTTCATCGTGTTCCTGGCGACGCAGATGATCCCGAAGCAGGTCACACTCATCCCGTTCTACCTGCTGATGGCGAAGTTCGGATGGGTCGACTCCCACCTCTCGCTGATCGTGCCGGCGATGCTCGTGAACCCGTTCGCGGTGTTCCTGATGCGCCAGTTCGTGCTCAGCCTCCCCAAGGAGCTCGAGGAGGCGGCGCTCGTCGACGGGGCCGGCCGCTGGCGCATCTTCTGGAGCATCATCCTGCCGAACCTCAAGCCCGGTCTCGGCGCGCTCAGCATCATCGTCGCGCTCGACGTGTGGAACAGCTTCCTGTTCCCGCTCGTACTGCTGAACTCGCCCGACCTGTTCACGGTCCCGCTGCTCCTCGCCAGCTTCCGCGGCCAGTTCGGCTCGGTCGACTACGGGCTCGTCATGGCGGCGTCGGCGCTCGCCACGATCCCCATGCTCGTGGCGTTCGTGATCGGGCAGCGTCGCATCCTGAACAGCATGGCCGCGTCGGGGCTGGGCGGCCGATGA
- a CDS encoding carbohydrate ABC transporter permease, which produces MTVVSTRPTARAALAPSAPPRPTAAPRSRLRRALLRSPVYLALAVAAAVSVLPFAWMVVASTHTTSELFATPLPVLPGGELWTNLARLEESVQFGRVMLNSALIAVIYTVFSSIVSVMCGYGLATYRFRGRGVLLGVVLVTMMIPMQVLLVPLFQMMASAGWIDSYQAVILPFLANAFGIFLMRQAFLDFPVSLVEAARIDGADELRTFYRIVLPVARPQVAALIIYTFISQWNAFIWPLLMLNTESNYTVPVALNTMIGLSRVDYSGLMLGSLLATLPLMLLFLVFQRQFVAGLLGGAVKG; this is translated from the coding sequence ATGACCGTCGTCTCGACCCGTCCGACCGCGCGAGCGGCGCTCGCCCCGTCCGCGCCACCGCGGCCAACGGCCGCCCCGCGATCACGCCTGCGCCGCGCGCTGCTCCGCTCGCCCGTCTACCTCGCGCTCGCCGTGGCCGCCGCCGTCTCGGTGCTCCCGTTCGCCTGGATGGTCGTGGCCTCGACGCACACCACGTCCGAGCTCTTCGCCACGCCCCTGCCGGTGCTGCCGGGCGGCGAGCTGTGGACGAACCTCGCCCGCCTCGAGGAGTCGGTGCAGTTCGGCCGCGTGATGCTGAACAGCGCGCTCATCGCCGTGATCTACACGGTGTTCAGCTCGATCGTGAGCGTCATGTGCGGCTACGGGCTCGCGACCTACCGGTTCCGGGGCCGCGGCGTGCTGCTCGGCGTCGTGCTCGTGACGATGATGATCCCGATGCAGGTGCTGCTCGTGCCGCTGTTCCAGATGATGGCGAGCGCCGGATGGATCGACAGCTACCAGGCCGTGATCCTGCCGTTCCTCGCCAACGCGTTCGGCATCTTCCTCATGCGGCAGGCGTTCCTGGACTTCCCGGTCTCGCTCGTCGAGGCCGCCCGCATCGACGGCGCCGACGAGCTCCGCACGTTCTACCGGATCGTGCTGCCGGTCGCACGCCCGCAGGTCGCGGCCCTGATCATCTACACGTTCATCAGCCAATGGAACGCGTTCATCTGGCCGCTGCTCATGCTGAACACCGAGTCGAACTACACGGTGCCCGTGGCCCTCAACACGATGATCGGGCTTTCGCGCGTCGATTACTCGGGGCTCATGCTCGGGTCGCTGCTCGCGACGCTCCCGCTCATGCTGCTGTTCCTGGTCTTCCAGCGGCAGTTCGTGGCGGGGCTGCTCGGCGGAGCCGTGAAGGGGTGA
- a CDS encoding carbohydrate ABC transporter permease, which yields MAITTGGATGTPVAPPATATPPAPRATSRVREPRPGATGPRREAAWRRRDRRWGYVFVAPQLVGMALFVLLPFVASLVLAFASWNGLTELEWVGFENFTAQLQDELLLRSIVNTLLIAVITVPVGLGLAVVIAVALERLRTRTLYLILFFAPVVTSTVAVAMIWQQLFRADGVLSTTIANVFGVAPPDWLNDPSLALLAVCIVSIWSSLGLNVIIFLAGLQNISPSVIEAARIDGAGAWRLFRNIRLPLLSPIVFFSSIVAFISSLQTFDTVFVLTANAGPDNATRTIVYHIYDLGFGRFEFGPSSAASVILLLLTLVITAIQFGAQKKFVHYEDDAA from the coding sequence ATGGCGATCACGACGGGCGGCGCGACCGGGACCCCGGTCGCGCCGCCCGCGACCGCAACACCGCCCGCACCTCGCGCAACGAGCCGGGTGCGCGAGCCGCGCCCGGGCGCGACGGGCCCGCGCCGCGAGGCCGCCTGGCGCCGCCGCGACCGCCGCTGGGGCTACGTCTTCGTCGCGCCGCAGCTCGTCGGCATGGCGCTGTTCGTGCTGCTGCCGTTCGTGGCGAGCCTCGTGCTCGCGTTCGCGTCGTGGAACGGCCTCACCGAGCTCGAATGGGTCGGCTTCGAGAACTTCACGGCCCAGCTGCAGGACGAGCTGCTCCTGCGGTCGATCGTGAACACCCTGCTCATCGCGGTCATAACGGTGCCCGTCGGCCTCGGCCTCGCGGTCGTGATCGCCGTGGCACTCGAGCGGCTGCGCACGCGCACCCTCTACCTCATCCTCTTCTTCGCCCCGGTCGTCACGAGCACCGTCGCCGTGGCCATGATCTGGCAGCAGCTCTTCCGCGCCGACGGCGTGCTCAGCACCACGATCGCGAACGTGTTCGGCGTCGCCCCGCCCGACTGGCTCAACGACCCGAGCCTCGCGCTCCTCGCGGTCTGCATCGTGTCGATCTGGTCGTCGCTCGGCCTGAACGTGATCATCTTCCTCGCCGGACTGCAGAACATCTCGCCGTCGGTGATCGAGGCCGCGCGCATCGACGGCGCCGGCGCGTGGCGGCTCTTCCGCAACATCCGCCTGCCCCTGCTCTCGCCGATCGTGTTCTTCTCGTCGATCGTCGCGTTCATCTCGTCACTGCAGACGTTCGACACGGTGTTCGTGCTCACCGCGAACGCCGGCCCCGACAACGCGACCCGCACGATCGTCTACCACATCTACGACCTGGGCTTCGGGCGGTTCGAGTTCGGACCCTCCAGCGCCGCCTCCGTGATCCTGCTGCTGCTGACCCTCGTCATCACCGCGATCCAGTTCGGCGCACAGAAGAAGTTCGTGCACTACGAGGACGACGCCGCATGA
- a CDS encoding GntR family transcriptional regulator — translation MAIERKNLRSQVRDELLARMRAGQVSPGEGINEVQLAAELGVSRTPLREALIALESEGQITSENGKGFRFVPLSATEFEELAPVMAALESLALELSPRDELRSIGRRLEELSADFQQEVVEHALVVTKDDEWHAIMLSACPNRRLLEVIESTRGAFHRYESLLVPNDVMIERVAAEHAEIARHLAKGDVAAASVALKANWMNGMRRIVENASSAYFSA, via the coding sequence ATGGCGATCGAACGCAAGAACCTGCGTTCCCAAGTGCGCGACGAGCTGCTCGCCCGGATGCGGGCCGGGCAGGTCAGCCCGGGCGAGGGCATCAACGAGGTGCAGCTCGCCGCCGAGCTCGGCGTCAGCCGGACCCCCCTCCGCGAGGCGCTCATCGCACTCGAGAGCGAGGGGCAGATCACCAGCGAGAACGGGAAGGGCTTCCGGTTCGTCCCGCTCTCCGCGACGGAGTTCGAGGAACTCGCGCCGGTGATGGCCGCGCTCGAGTCCCTCGCGCTCGAGCTGAGCCCCCGCGACGAGCTGAGGTCGATCGGCCGCCGGCTCGAGGAACTGAGTGCCGACTTCCAGCAGGAGGTCGTCGAGCACGCCCTCGTCGTCACCAAGGACGACGAGTGGCACGCGATCATGCTCTCGGCCTGTCCGAACCGACGCCTGCTCGAGGTCATCGAGAGCACGCGCGGCGCCTTCCACCGGTACGAGTCGCTGCTCGTGCCCAACGACGTCATGATCGAGCGCGTCGCGGCCGAGCACGCCGAGATCGCCCGGCATCTCGCGAAGGGCGACGTGGCCGCGGCATCCGTCGCCCTCAAGGCGAACTGGATGAACGGCATGCGCCGCATCGTCGAGAACGCCTCGAGCGCGTACTTCAGCGCCTGA
- a CDS encoding beta-galactosidase, translating into MTDATPRRIRLDALAFGGDYNPDQWPEEVWHEDVRLMREAGVNLVSLPVFSWPQLETSPGVYDWEWLDRVIEVLWAGGIRIDLATATATPPAWLVRAHPEMLPWDADGRRLEFGSRQAYCPSSPVWREHVGRMARAMAERYGQHPAVALWHISNEYGDHVARCWCPESAAHFRRWLEARYGDLDGLNEAWGVNVWGQRYTAWTQIEPPRRATGPVNPTQLLDFERFGSDALLELFRIEVDVLREVTPELPVTTNFMSLFRELDYWRFAEHEDLVTDDAYPDPADPHAHVPAALNYGLMRSLKGGQPWLLLEQAASAVSWRDVNVPKAPGRMRVDSLQAIAHGSDGAMFFQWRQARYGQEKFHSAMLGHRGESSRSFQETAALGRELQRLAAVRGTRVRSRVALVVDWDSWWATSATESLPSQRLSWLQQTRDWHAALHALGHPVDTVRATGPFEGYDLVVVPNLYVTDAAQAAALEAYAVGGGTVVVGPFSGVVDTTEKVHPGGAPGPLRALLDIEVDEPWPVADGSVERIALDGARYDAPVWTEWIEAGHEASVVAGFAGGVLDGRPAITRRSHGAGTAWYLGAVLEIDGLVAVMRRALAHAGLPARDRTDPHLEAVTRADDRTDYTFVLNHGPRELTLDVPEGATDLLADGVVAARLVLPPLGVAVLASPRASKPPFITLSDTTE; encoded by the coding sequence GTGACCGACGCGACACCGCGCCGCATCCGCCTCGATGCCCTCGCCTTCGGCGGCGACTACAACCCCGACCAGTGGCCCGAAGAGGTCTGGCACGAGGACGTGCGCCTCATGCGCGAAGCGGGCGTGAACCTCGTGAGCCTGCCCGTGTTCTCATGGCCCCAGCTCGAGACCAGCCCGGGCGTCTACGACTGGGAGTGGCTCGACCGGGTCATCGAGGTGCTCTGGGCCGGCGGCATCCGCATCGACCTCGCGACCGCGACGGCCACGCCGCCCGCCTGGCTCGTGCGCGCCCACCCCGAGATGCTGCCGTGGGATGCCGACGGTCGTCGCCTCGAGTTCGGCTCGCGCCAGGCGTACTGCCCGAGCTCGCCCGTGTGGCGCGAGCACGTCGGGCGGATGGCCCGGGCGATGGCCGAGCGCTACGGGCAGCACCCGGCGGTCGCGCTCTGGCATATCTCCAATGAGTACGGCGACCACGTCGCGCGCTGCTGGTGCCCCGAGTCGGCGGCGCACTTCCGGCGTTGGCTCGAGGCCCGCTACGGCGACCTCGACGGGCTCAACGAGGCGTGGGGCGTGAACGTCTGGGGCCAGCGCTACACGGCGTGGACGCAGATCGAGCCGCCCCGCCGCGCGACCGGCCCCGTCAACCCGACCCAGCTGCTCGACTTCGAGCGCTTCGGCTCCGATGCGCTGCTCGAGCTCTTCCGCATCGAGGTCGACGTGCTGCGCGAGGTCACGCCCGAACTGCCGGTCACGACGAACTTCATGAGCCTCTTCCGCGAGCTCGACTACTGGCGCTTCGCCGAGCACGAGGACCTCGTCACCGACGACGCGTATCCCGACCCGGCCGACCCGCACGCTCACGTGCCCGCGGCGCTCAATTACGGCCTGATGCGCTCGCTCAAGGGTGGTCAGCCGTGGCTGCTGCTCGAGCAGGCCGCTAGCGCCGTCAGCTGGCGCGACGTCAACGTGCCCAAGGCGCCCGGCCGGATGCGCGTCGACAGCCTGCAGGCGATCGCGCACGGTTCGGACGGCGCCATGTTCTTCCAGTGGCGGCAGGCTCGCTACGGCCAGGAGAAGTTCCACTCGGCGATGCTCGGGCACCGCGGCGAGTCATCACGCTCCTTCCAAGAGACGGCGGCCCTCGGGCGCGAGCTCCAGCGTCTCGCGGCGGTCCGCGGCACGCGCGTGCGCAGCAGAGTCGCGCTCGTCGTCGACTGGGATTCGTGGTGGGCCACGAGCGCCACCGAGTCGCTCCCGTCCCAGCGCCTGAGCTGGCTGCAGCAGACCCGCGACTGGCACGCGGCCCTTCACGCGCTCGGTCACCCGGTCGACACCGTGCGGGCGACGGGCCCGTTCGAGGGGTACGACCTCGTCGTCGTGCCCAACCTCTACGTGACGGATGCCGCGCAGGCCGCAGCGCTCGAGGCGTACGCCGTCGGCGGCGGAACGGTCGTCGTCGGTCCGTTCTCGGGCGTCGTCGACACCACCGAGAAGGTCCACCCCGGGGGTGCCCCCGGTCCGCTCCGCGCGCTCCTCGACATCGAGGTGGACGAGCCGTGGCCGGTCGCCGACGGCTCGGTCGAGCGGATCGCCCTCGACGGCGCCCGGTACGACGCGCCGGTGTGGACCGAGTGGATCGAGGCCGGCCACGAGGCATCCGTCGTCGCCGGCTTCGCCGGTGGGGTGCTCGATGGACGACCCGCGATCACCCGCCGCTCGCACGGCGCAGGCACTGCCTGGTACCTCGGCGCGGTGCTCGAAATCGACGGGCTCGTCGCCGTCATGCGACGCGCCCTCGCCCACGCCGGGCTGCCCGCCCGCGACCGCACCGACCCGCATCTCGAGGCCGTCACCCGTGCCGACGACCGCACCGACTACACGTTCGTCCTCAATCACGGCCCTCGCGAGCTCACGCTCGACGTGCCCGAGGGCGCGACCGACCTGCTCGCCGACGGGGTCGTCGCCGCGCGACTCGTGCTCCCGCCCCTCGGCGTCGCCGTGCTCGCCTCGCCGCGCGCGAGCAAGCCCCCGTTCATCACCCTGTCCGACACCACCGAGTGA